The Magnolia sinica isolate HGM2019 chromosome 9, MsV1, whole genome shotgun sequence sequence TGCGCAATAGAAGGAGTGGCATTTTTTCTTGTACCAGCAATGGCACAGGTGGGTACCTTCTTCCAGTAATCTAAGCTGTTCATAAGATGGGCCATACCCCAATATCTCCCTTGATGTAATTCTAGGTGCATTATTCCCTCTCAAATAATCCTAGCCCATCCAATTGGTGGCTTGCAAAATAGACAATTACAGACAATGGCCTGCATTTCATGGGCTCCAATTGgatagttaggatcatccaatgggGCACATCATCAGGCCATCTCCCATCTGAGATGTCTCATACATTGCAATCATTGGGGGAGATGAAGCTTACTTGAAGACCTCTTAGTGCTGGCATCGGAATTCTGCAACCTGACCAAGCTATCCCTCAGGTCTTTAAACGTCACCCCTCCTATCCCTGCTTCTGTCTCCTTCTCGTCAATCTCCCTCAGCTTCTTCAGCCTCTCATTCAACTCCCCCAGTGAAAACCACTCCTTTTTCTTCTTACTTCCAGCCTCCGCTGGCCTCAGCTTCTTCAGCTTCTCTCCCAACTCCCCATAACTATACATCCTCACGAACTCCATCCTCGCCGCCTGCGATTCCGCCTCCGTCTTCACCTCCCCCATCTCCCGCCCGAAGATCGACGTCGGCAGCGACCCAGAGCCGATCCCAGAATCCTCCGGCGGCTTCAGCTTCAAGCTCTCCTTCAAGGCCTTCAGAGACAGTGGGCTCCGGATCTCCCCCTGCATCCCCCTCGACCGATCGGTCCCAGCCGTCGGATTCGACGACCGGAGCTGGCGGATGCTCTCGCGGATCGACTGGAAGGACAGCTTGGCAGAGTCCGCATTGGCATTGGGGCCCTTGCCGATGACGTTGCTCTTGTAGAGATCCTGGAAAGAGATGGTGGGAGGGGAGGAGGAATAACGGCCGTCGGAAGGGGGTGGGGCAGCGGATCGACGGCGGAATTCGGAGAGGTTTTTGCGGATTTCTTCAAGGGAGGCGACCTTCGAGGGTTTGGGAGGGGGAAGAGGAGGATAAGGGCTTCGAAATCGAGATTGAGGAGGAGGAGATTGGCGGAGGCTGGCTTTGATGCTGCTTAAATAGGAAGAAGCGGATGGAGGTTTATCGTCTTCTCCGCCattggaggaggaagaagaagagaagagatggCAGAGGCTAGGGTTTTGTATTTGTACGGTTTTTCTGCAACCGGAGCGGAGCTGCAGCGCCATCTGGtggggttttgggttttggggaggAAGGAGATGGCCTTGGACTTGTTAGGTTTTAGGAGGGAAGGGGACGTGAATTGCCTGTGCCCTCGGCCCACAGAAATGCATGTGGCCAgaatctatgtggggcccacagagatgactATGACGAATCtcttccgtccatcagtttctcaagatcacaataggacagaattataaaaatcaggaagattcaagattcaggtgggctccacaacactaaccagtgaggattgaacacccaccattgtaAACTTTGCAGGCGCCATAGAAGCTCTTTCTCAGGATGATCTTTGCGTCTACGGTTTATCTGAGTCATATTTaccatttgaacggtttggatggtatgtcaacatcatggtcggctcaaGGAAGGTTTGAACGGTGGACATTTTTATTCTCGCTGTttagtatggtgtggcccacctgagtcttggatgtgcctaatttttgggttcgTTCCTATTTGGGTGttttgaaactgatggacggagtggatttgtcacgggcatctctATGGGCCACACATAGCTTCCGACCATAGGAACTTGTGTGCGGAGCCACAGGCACGTCGCGTCCGAGGGAACGAGGTGGACTGGGGAAGAGGTGCCGCCGAGAATCGAGGCACACGTGCATGGATGGTCATCCTCCAGGTCCGGATCTAggagggttctgtggggcccacatatatgtatatgttcaccgtccatccagtttgaaAGATTATtctatggcatga is a genomic window containing:
- the LOC131257027 gene encoding uncharacterized protein LOC131257027 gives rise to the protein MALQLRSGCRKTVQIQNPSLCHLFSSSSSSNGGEDDKPPSASSYLSSIKASLRQSPPPQSRFRSPYPPLPPPKPSKVASLEEIRKNLSEFRRRSAAPPPSDGRYSSSPPTISFQDLYKSNVIGKGPNANADSAKLSFQSIRESIRQLRSSNPTAGTDRSRGMQGEIRSPLSLKALKESLKLKPPEDSGIGSGSLPTSIFGREMGEVKTEAESQAARMEFVRMYSYGELGEKLKKLRPAEAGSKKKKEWFSLGELNERLKKLREIDEKETEAGIGGVTFKDLRDSLVRLQNSDASTKRSSTVQRLAILGQLGGQVTSTFMLSPPKEQLVEKYFHPDNMSSAEKLKLELKRVRDEFKMSESDCGSSRVQVAQLTTKIKHLSSHLHKKDKHSRKGLQEMIQRRKKLLKYLRRTDWDSYCLVLSKLGLRDNPDYKN